The Planctomycetota bacterium genome window below encodes:
- the fhcD gene encoding formylmethanofuran--tetrahydromethanopterin N-formyltransferase, producing the protein MLLNHTEIEDSFAEAFRMRFTRVIVTAHDEHWLTAALAAFTGYGTSVIACDVEAGVERRLSPDETPDRRPGAAVLMFGFATQALVEAVPRRAGQCLMTCPTTAVYNGLHDAEERIALGKHIRYFGDGFQRSKKLAGRRYWRVPVMDGEFLAEDYVGVGKGVAGGNLIIQAAALDAALSSARRAVASLAEMAGVITPFPGGVARSGSKVGSRYKKLRASTAEAYCPTLRGQVETQLHPAANHALEVVIDGIDEAAVARAMAAAVRAATGPDVARIGAGNYGGKLGKFHFKLRDVLGGGD; encoded by the coding sequence AAGCGTTTCGGATGCGCTTCACGCGCGTGATCGTTACGGCGCACGACGAGCATTGGCTGACGGCGGCCTTGGCCGCGTTCACCGGCTATGGCACCAGCGTCATCGCTTGTGACGTCGAAGCGGGAGTCGAACGTCGGCTGTCACCGGACGAAACGCCCGACCGGCGACCGGGTGCGGCCGTCTTGATGTTCGGCTTCGCCACCCAGGCGCTGGTCGAAGCCGTGCCGCGCCGCGCGGGGCAATGTCTGATGACCTGCCCGACGACGGCGGTCTACAACGGCCTGCACGACGCCGAAGAACGAATCGCGCTCGGCAAGCACATTCGCTATTTCGGCGATGGTTTTCAGCGCAGTAAGAAGTTGGCTGGCCGCCGCTATTGGCGCGTGCCGGTGATGGACGGCGAGTTCCTAGCCGAGGATTACGTCGGCGTCGGCAAGGGAGTGGCGGGCGGCAATCTGATCATCCAGGCGGCTGCACTTGACGCGGCTTTGTCCTCGGCCCGCCGTGCGGTGGCCTCGCTGGCCGAGATGGCCGGCGTGATCACGCCCTTTCCCGGCGGCGTGGCTCGCAGCGGCAGCAAGGTCGGCTCGCGCTACAAGAAGCTGCGAGCCAGCACGGCCGAGGCCTATTGCCCGACGCTGCGCGGCCAAGTCGAGACGCAGTTGCACCCGGCCGCGAATCACGCCTTGGAAGTGGTGATCGACGGCATCGACGAAGCGGCCGTGGCCCGCGCAATGGCGGCGGCCGTGCGGGCAGCCACGGGGCCGGACGTGGCGAGGATCGGCGCCGGCAACTACGGCGGCAAGCTGGGGAAGTTCCACTTTAAATTGCGCGACGTGCTCGGCGGAGGGGATTAG